The Dehalogenimonas sp. THU2 genome has a window encoding:
- a CDS encoding radical SAM protein: MMNVFHITYEPQYKILDLHFWGCNLKCRGCYKNYDVFDLGLTENPLERLLSLPEASPPTRFLKFDEVLNHIKSINPEYTIFMGQEAVLDAELPLLAAAIHETTKSRIILLTNGLKMADLTHVDEVVFSFKAFNDDVHKQYTGGSNAQILTNFKKLYASGAPVQAEIAYIPGLVEEKEIEDLARYLAGIDADVPFRVTSYFAVPGAPWKPAGKDQVEKAAIRARLHLRNVTTITSDMKSSSWKPVRIF; this comes from the coding sequence ATGATGAACGTATTTCATATCACATACGAGCCTCAATATAAGATTCTTGACCTGCATTTCTGGGGATGCAACCTGAAATGCCGCGGCTGCTACAAAAACTATGATGTTTTTGATCTTGGTTTGACCGAAAACCCGCTCGAACGCCTGCTATCTTTACCCGAAGCATCTCCCCCAACACGATTTTTGAAATTTGATGAGGTATTAAACCATATCAAATCGATCAATCCCGAATATACCATCTTTATGGGCCAGGAAGCCGTCTTAGACGCCGAACTGCCCCTATTGGCAGCCGCGATTCACGAGACGACAAAAAGCCGGATCATATTACTCACCAATGGATTGAAAATGGCCGACCTTACTCATGTCGATGAAGTTGTTTTCAGTTTCAAGGCATTCAATGACGACGTGCACAAGCAATACACCGGGGGTTCAAACGCACAGATCCTGACTAATTTCAAAAAATTATACGCGTCCGGAGCGCCAGTTCAAGCGGAAATAGCCTATATACCTGGTTTAGTCGAAGAAAAGGAAATCGAAGACCTGGCCCGATACCTGGCTGGCATAGACGCGGATGTACCATTTCGGGTAACCTCTTATTTTGCTGTGCCAGGCGCTCCCTGGAAACCAGCCGGTAAGGATCAAGTCGAGAAAGCCGCGATCAGGGCACGATTACATCTGAGAAACGTGACCACGATAACATCGGACATGAAGAGCTCAAGCTGGAAACCTGTGAGGATTTTTTAA